One window of Triplophysa rosa linkage group LG10, Trosa_1v2, whole genome shotgun sequence genomic DNA carries:
- the LOC130560401 gene encoding uncharacterized protein LOC130560401 has product MALLRHQLEAEKEKGALKDDTINLLKEDKAYLQSELARKDEFIRELISNKKEEIPGPSRYLDMNHTQHKRKKTQKLEKSDESDDDSSVLSDSSVELPNKSTVRKHMRQTLVPKSDHARVRVKNIKGIVARYKLALEAFKKGSSMKAAFESLGLDRATIACTAVVAELKLAAPEAFDTIAPWNERVEKLSTFIVRCRAAISSDIKEKISKMKIDGELLPMANTF; this is encoded by the exons ATGGCCCTTTTAAGACATCAGTTAGAAGCAGAAAAGGAGAAAGGTGCTTTGAAAGATGACACTATTAACCTGTTAAAGGAGGACAAGGCCTATCTTCAGTCTGAATTGGCTCGAAAGGACGAATTTATCCGGGAACTTATTTCTAACAAGAAGGAAGAAATCCCTGGTCCAAGTAGATATCTAG ATATGAACCATACTCaacataaaagaaagaaaacccaGAAACTTGAAAAGTCTGATGAATCAGATGATGACTCCTCTGTACTGTCAGACTCCTCTGTTGAACTGCCAAACAAGTCCACAGTGCGGAAACACATGAGGCAAACCCTGGTACCCAAAAGTGACCATGCACGTGTGAGAG TGAAGAACATCAAAGGCATTGTGGCAAGGTACAAACTGGCACTAGAGGCTTTCAAAAAGGGGAGCTCAATGAAAGCTGCCTTTGAGAGCTTGGGACTGGACCGAGCTACCATCGCCTGTACAGCAGTAGTTGCTGAACTAAAATTAGCTGCTCCTGAGGCCTTTGACACCATCGCTCCATGGAATGAGCGTGTGGAGAAACTCTCAACATTTATTGTAAGATGTCGTGCCGCAATCAGCAGTGACATCAAAGAGAAAatttccaaaatgaaaatagaTGGAGAACTTTTGCCAATGGCCAATACTTTCTGA